Proteins found in one Plectropomus leopardus isolate mb chromosome 9, YSFRI_Pleo_2.0, whole genome shotgun sequence genomic segment:
- the LOC121948446 gene encoding putative nuclease HARBI1, giving the protein MPVLRLYLDEEANLKPDYWLSRASLENVIAATSSQQDHGWGHYLEVLVFVFWLASATSYRVVSRSFGIPRTTVHDMVHKVSRKLLKILKRVIHLPSAAELEDMGNEIARLAGSPAFSRAVGSIDGCHIRIKPPSLDAQCYLNRKLFPSIQLQAVCDHRGRYLDIFAGYPGSVHDSRVLKNSPLYTGQLYPPQGFFILGDGGYPCLSAPIGLITPYKEPVHQPTARCFNYHHAKARSIVERSFGSMKTRWRTIFFKALEVKPTFAPDVIACCAILHNVCLSNGDIVEPAEEVLRPDDDAGDQHQHQDQQSGERIRELLMAAVSAPDGRVPALEDHDYM; this is encoded by the coding sequence ATGCCAGTACTTCGCCTGTATCTGGACGAGGAAGCGAACCTGAAGCCTGACTATTGGCTCTCCAGGGCTTCGCTGGAGAACGTGATAGCAGCCACAAGCAGCCAGCAGGATCACGGATGGGGCCACTACCTCGAGGTgctggtttttgtgttttggttggCGAGCGCCACCTCATACCGTGTTGTGTCCCGGAGCTTTGGCATTCCTCGCACCACCGTACACGATATGGTACACAAAGTGTCCAGAAAGCTGCTAAAAATTTTAAAGAGAGTTATTCATCTGCCTTCTGCTGCCGAGCTGGAGGATATGGGCAATGAAATCGCCCGTCTTGCTGGTTCCCCTGCTTTCTCCAGGGCAGTGGGCAGCATAGATGGGTGCCACATCAGGATTAAACCCCCATCCCTGGATGCCCAGTGTTACCTGAACCGGAAGCTGTTTCCATCTATCCAGCTGCAGGCGGTGTGCGACCACAGAGGCAGGTACCTGGACATCTTCGCAGGGTACCCTGGGTCCGTCCACGACTCCAGGGTCTTGAAGAATAGCCCGCTATATACAGGCCAGCTATATCCACCCCAAGGCTTTTTTATCCTTGGGGATGGTGGGTacccctgtctgtctgctcccATTGGCCTCATTACACCCTATAAAGAGCCAGTCCACCAACCAACGGCCAGGTGCTTCAATTACCACCATGCCAAGGCGAGATCCATCGTGGAGAGGTCCTTTGGGAGCATGAAGACCCGATGGAGGACAATATTCTTCAAGgctctggaggttaaaccaacATTTGCCCCCGATGTCATCGCCTGCTGTGCCATCCTCCACAATGTTTGCCTTTCCAACGGTGACATTGTGGAGCCAGCAGAGGAGGTCCTCAGGCCGGATGACGATGCTGGAGACCAACACCAACACCAGGACCAGCAAAGTGGGGAGCGAATTCGGGAGCTGTTGATGGCAGCTGTCTCTGCTCCTGATGGGCGAGTGCCGGCTCTGGAGGACCATGACTACATGTAG